One window of the Chlamydiales bacterium genome contains the following:
- a CDS encoding sodium:solute symporter, translating into MTIFDFIAFGSIILLLASVGIYKSRAIRSESSYLFGERKIEWAALTATLVMTEFNSATLISFSSLGYAAGFWALIIPCIFLIGLLFYALTVAKKWKAFDGVSVAGFFSQRYGEGLGRFASLLLLLAMSGFSAAYIKSLSLLFLPLFPQLNQWLLSTLLLLIIFLMSLRGGLLAIIRTDLLSLLLMVLFFPLVALFMWKSPSLPDPSYSLPSLAESQAILPLRFVFSLTILTMFTYILAPWYGQKIFAAKSGRVAFWAVVSSAVLVFLLYSSAILSTAFLRYRGFSFHSSEQALPYLINKCLPLGIRGAAYALLFATSATTLTGVWSAMSAMWIGDFLKQHSSEKQRDYKRSAVATLCFAAISLLLANTLVDRVFDKLILANIPIAALSFGLLAGFYWKRASRLGAYLSIAMGCATGVGFYLIYGEAGGYTWYWAVLGIPLTFATGIATSLLPSKKLSTSYPRPL; encoded by the coding sequence ATGACGATCTTCGACTTTATTGCATTTGGTTCGATTATCCTCCTTCTCGCCTCTGTTGGCATCTATAAGTCTAGAGCGATTCGCTCTGAATCCTCCTACCTATTTGGAGAGAGAAAGATAGAGTGGGCAGCTCTCACGGCAACACTTGTCATGACTGAATTTAACAGCGCCACCCTAATCTCTTTCTCCTCATTGGGATATGCAGCGGGATTCTGGGCCCTAATCATCCCATGTATTTTTCTTATCGGCCTTCTTTTTTATGCCCTTACGGTCGCAAAAAAGTGGAAGGCCTTTGATGGCGTCTCAGTAGCTGGTTTTTTTAGCCAGCGCTACGGGGAGGGCCTAGGCAGATTTGCAAGCCTGCTACTGCTACTTGCGATGTCGGGATTTAGCGCTGCCTACATCAAATCATTGTCTCTTTTGTTTCTACCGCTCTTTCCTCAACTGAACCAGTGGCTGCTCAGCACGCTTCTTCTTTTAATCATTTTTCTCATGAGCCTAAGGGGAGGTCTTCTCGCAATCATACGCACCGATCTTTTAAGCCTCCTTCTCATGGTCTTATTTTTTCCTCTTGTAGCGCTATTTATGTGGAAGAGCCCCTCTCTTCCAGATCCTTCTTACTCTTTACCCTCTCTAGCTGAATCTCAAGCTATACTACCCCTACGTTTTGTCTTTTCTCTGACGATCTTGACGATGTTCACGTATATTCTTGCCCCCTGGTACGGGCAGAAGATCTTCGCTGCAAAATCTGGCAGAGTAGCCTTTTGGGCAGTAGTCTCTTCGGCTGTTCTTGTTTTTCTTCTGTATAGCTCTGCCATTCTATCCACAGCATTTTTGCGCTACCGGGGCTTCTCTTTTCACTCATCCGAGCAGGCTCTTCCTTATCTAATCAATAAGTGCCTACCTCTGGGAATAAGGGGAGCAGCCTATGCGCTTCTCTTTGCAACTTCTGCTACAACTCTTACGGGGGTGTGGAGTGCAATGTCGGCTATGTGGATTGGGGATTTCTTAAAACAGCACTCTTCAGAAAAGCAGCGCGACTACAAACGAAGCGCAGTTGCGACCCTATGTTTTGCAGCGATCTCCCTTCTATTGGCAAATACTCTTGTTGATCGCGTGTTTGATAAGCTGATCTTGGCAAATATCCCCATTGCCGCTCTCTCCTTTGGGCTGCTCGCAGGATTCTACTGGAAAAGAGCATCTCGTTTAGGAGCCTATCTTAGCATAGCAATGGGGTGCGCGACAGGAGTGGGATTCTATCTGATTTATGGAGAAGCAGGAGGCTATACCTGGTACTGGGCAGTTTTAGGAATTCCTCTTACATTTGCAACCGGTATCGCCACCTCTCTTCTACCATCCAAAAAGCTCTCTACTTCTTACCCCAGACCTCTTTGA